The Zeimonas sediminis genome window below encodes:
- the ileS gene encoding isoleucine--tRNA ligase, whose protein sequence is MSEGKQGKPAASYRDTLNLPDTPFPMRGDLAKREPQWTKQWQEKGIYRAIREASKGRPVWVLHDGPPYANGDIHIGHAVNKILKDIIVKSRNMAGFDARYVPGWDCHGMPIEIQIEKQFGKNLPADEVQAKSRAYATEQIERQKKDFIRLGVLGDWDNPYKTMAFGNEADELRALGKILNKGYVFRGLKPVNWCFDCGSALAEAEVEYADRTDPSVDVGFPFEPAELPKLAKAFGLPALPIERGYAVIWTTTPWTIPANQALNLHPEFDYALVRVADWQGAPALLVVAADLVEACLKRWKLDAEGSWQVLAKCKGQALELIAFRHPFADRLSPVYLGDYVTLDSGTGLVHSAPAYGVEDFASCKQHGMKDDEILQPVLGDGTYASWLPDFAGLSIWDANPKIVEHIRAHGCLFSVEKYPHSYMHCWRHKTPVIYRASSQWFAGMDVKPVDGEETLRETALRGIEATRFYPAWGKARLHGMIANRPDWTLSRQRQWGVPMAFFVHKETGELHPRTPELIEAVAQRIEREGIEAWQRLDPQELLGDEAAHYVKNRDTLDVWFDSGTTHETVLRGSHKDQSTFPADMYLEGSDQHRGWFHSSLLTSSMLNGEPPYRSLLTHGFVVDGQGRKMSKSVGNVIAPQKVSDTLGAEILRLWVASTDYSGELSISDEILKRVVEAYRRIRNTLRFLLANVSDFDPAKDSVPLDRMFEIDRYALAMTAAWQKSIEADYEVFEFHPAVAKIQTFCSEDLGAFYLDILKDRLYTTAPGSLARRSAQTALHAITDSLLRVVAPILSFTAEEAWPLFAPKLWKAGGETIFAQTYRAFEAQPDAEALRAKWEAIRAVRADVLKRLEEVRAAGGIGSSLQAEVVLHLHGDRHDAVTSLGDDLRFVLIVSAARVERAASADETAIVVEPSAHQKCERCWHWREDVGADPEHPSICGRCVSNLHGDGEPREFA, encoded by the coding sequence ATGTCCGAAGGCAAACAAGGCAAGCCCGCCGCGTCGTACCGCGACACGCTGAACCTGCCCGACACGCCGTTCCCGATGCGCGGCGACCTCGCCAAGCGCGAGCCGCAGTGGACGAAGCAGTGGCAGGAGAAGGGCATCTACCGCGCGATCCGCGAGGCCTCGAAGGGTCGGCCGGTCTGGGTGCTGCACGACGGCCCGCCTTACGCGAACGGCGACATTCACATCGGTCACGCGGTCAACAAGATCCTGAAGGACATCATCGTCAAGAGCCGCAACATGGCGGGCTTCGACGCGCGCTACGTGCCGGGCTGGGACTGCCACGGCATGCCGATCGAGATCCAGATCGAAAAGCAGTTCGGCAAGAACCTGCCGGCCGACGAGGTGCAGGCGAAATCCCGCGCCTACGCGACCGAGCAGATCGAGCGCCAGAAGAAGGACTTCATCCGGCTGGGCGTGCTCGGCGACTGGGACAACCCGTACAAGACGATGGCCTTCGGCAACGAGGCCGACGAGCTGCGCGCGCTCGGCAAGATCCTGAACAAGGGCTACGTGTTCCGCGGCCTGAAGCCGGTGAACTGGTGCTTCGACTGCGGCTCTGCGCTGGCCGAGGCCGAGGTCGAGTACGCCGACCGCACCGACCCGTCGGTCGACGTCGGCTTTCCGTTCGAGCCGGCCGAGCTGCCGAAGCTCGCGAAGGCCTTCGGCCTGCCCGCTCTGCCGATCGAGCGCGGCTACGCGGTCATCTGGACGACCACGCCGTGGACCATCCCGGCCAACCAGGCGCTGAACCTGCACCCCGAGTTCGACTACGCGCTGGTGCGCGTGGCCGACTGGCAGGGCGCGCCGGCGCTGCTTGTCGTGGCGGCCGACCTGGTCGAGGCCTGCCTGAAGCGCTGGAAGCTCGACGCCGAGGGCAGCTGGCAGGTGCTCGCGAAGTGCAAGGGCCAGGCGCTCGAGCTGATCGCGTTCCGCCATCCCTTCGCCGACCGGCTTTCCCCGGTCTACCTGGGCGACTACGTGACGCTCGACTCCGGCACCGGCCTGGTCCACTCGGCGCCGGCCTACGGCGTCGAAGACTTCGCTTCGTGCAAGCAGCACGGCATGAAGGACGACGAGATCCTGCAGCCGGTGCTCGGCGACGGCACCTATGCGAGCTGGCTGCCCGACTTCGCCGGCCTGTCGATCTGGGACGCCAACCCGAAGATCGTCGAGCACATCCGCGCACACGGCTGCCTGTTCTCGGTCGAGAAGTACCCGCACAGCTACATGCACTGCTGGCGGCACAAGACGCCGGTCATCTATCGCGCGTCCAGCCAGTGGTTCGCGGGCATGGACGTCAAGCCCGTCGACGGCGAGGAAACCCTGCGCGAGACCGCGCTGCGCGGCATCGAGGCCACCCGCTTCTATCCGGCCTGGGGCAAGGCGCGGCTGCACGGCATGATCGCCAACCGGCCCGACTGGACGCTGTCGCGCCAGCGGCAGTGGGGCGTGCCGATGGCCTTCTTCGTGCACAAGGAAACCGGCGAGCTGCATCCGCGCACGCCCGAGCTGATCGAGGCGGTCGCGCAGCGCATCGAGCGCGAAGGCATCGAGGCCTGGCAGCGGCTCGACCCGCAGGAACTGCTCGGCGACGAGGCCGCGCACTACGTGAAGAACCGCGACACGCTCGACGTCTGGTTCGACTCCGGCACCACGCACGAGACCGTCCTGCGCGGCTCGCACAAGGACCAGTCGACCTTCCCTGCCGACATGTACCTCGAGGGCAGCGACCAGCACCGCGGCTGGTTCCACTCGTCGCTGCTCACCTCGTCGATGCTCAACGGCGAGCCGCCCTACCGGTCGCTGCTCACGCACGGCTTCGTCGTCGACGGCCAGGGCCGCAAGATGTCCAAGTCGGTCGGCAACGTGATCGCGCCGCAGAAGGTGTCCGACACGCTGGGCGCCGAGATCCTGCGCCTGTGGGTGGCCAGCACCGACTACTCGGGCGAGCTGTCGATCTCCGACGAGATCCTCAAGCGGGTCGTCGAGGCGTACCGGCGCATCCGCAACACGCTGCGCTTCCTGCTGGCCAACGTGTCCGACTTCGACCCGGCCAAGGATTCGGTGCCGCTGGACCGGATGTTCGAGATCGACCGCTACGCGCTGGCGATGACCGCGGCCTGGCAGAAGTCGATCGAGGCCGACTACGAGGTCTTCGAGTTCCACCCGGCGGTCGCGAAGATCCAGACCTTCTGCTCGGAAGACCTCGGCGCCTTCTACCTCGACATCCTGAAGGACAGGCTGTACACGACCGCGCCCGGCTCGCTGGCGCGGCGCTCGGCGCAGACCGCGCTGCACGCGATCACCGATTCGTTGCTGCGGGTCGTCGCGCCGATCCTGTCCTTCACCGCCGAGGAGGCCTGGCCGCTGTTCGCGCCGAAGCTCTGGAAGGCGGGCGGAGAGACGATCTTCGCGCAGACGTACCGCGCCTTCGAGGCCCAGCCCGATGCCGAGGCGCTGCGCGCGAAGTGGGAGGCGATCCGCGCGGTGCGCGCCGACGTGCTCAAGCGACTCGAGGAAGTGCGCGCGGCCGGCGGCATCGGCTCCTCGCTGCAGGCCGAGGTGGTCCTGCACTTGCACGGTGACCGGCACGACGCGGTCACCTCGCTCGGCGACGACCTGCGCTTCGTGCTGATCGTGTCGGCCGCCCGCGTCGAGCGCGCAGCCAGCGCCGACGAGACTGCGATCGTCGTGGAGCCGAGCGCCCACCAGAAGTGCGAGCGCTGCTGGCACTGGCGCGAGGACGTCGGCGCCGATCCGGAGCATCCGTCGATCTGCGGGCGCTGCGTGTCGAACCTGCACGGCGACGGCGAGCCGCGCGAGTTCGCCTGA
- the lspA gene encoding signal peptidase II: MASRGAPNRLGRHLGLAAALIALDQLTKWIAVRALDFGERVPVIPGFFDFTLVYNRGAAFSFLAGAGGWQRWFFTGIGIAAAVFIVWMLARHGSQRLFAFALSLILAGAIGNVIDRVWQGKVTDFVLLYWRDWHWPAFNVADMAITFGAALLILDEILRVRRAR; the protein is encoded by the coding sequence ATGGCCTCGCGCGGCGCGCCGAACCGGCTCGGCCGGCACCTCGGGCTGGCCGCGGCGCTGATCGCGCTCGACCAGCTCACCAAGTGGATCGCGGTGCGCGCGCTCGACTTCGGCGAGCGCGTGCCGGTCATCCCCGGCTTCTTCGACTTCACGCTGGTCTACAACCGCGGCGCGGCCTTCAGCTTCCTGGCCGGTGCCGGCGGCTGGCAACGCTGGTTCTTCACCGGCATCGGCATCGCGGCAGCGGTGTTCATCGTGTGGATGCTGGCGCGCCACGGCTCGCAGCGGCTGTTCGCGTTCGCGTTGTCGCTGATCCTGGCCGGCGCGATCGGCAACGTGATCGACCGCGTCTGGCAGGGCAAGGTCACCGACTTCGTGCTGCTGTACTGGCGCGACTGGCACTGGCCGGCGTTCAACGTCGCCGACATGGCGATCACGTTCGGGGCGGCGCTGCTGATCCTGGACGAGATCCTGCGCGTGCGGCGCGCGCGCTGA
- a CDS encoding GFA family protein — MKLNGSCHCGAVRFTVTAASPYPFMRCYCSICRKTAGGGGYAINLGADRRSLKVTGEENLSVYRARLDDGSLSTGERSFCSRCGSALWLYDPTWPGLVHPHASAIDTPLPVPPDRVHIMLGSKASWVEPEVREGDRCFDDYPDESLAQWHARHGFA; from the coding sequence ATGAAGCTGAACGGATCCTGCCACTGCGGCGCGGTGCGCTTCACCGTGACCGCCGCGTCCCCGTATCCCTTCATGCGCTGCTACTGCTCGATCTGCCGCAAGACGGCCGGCGGCGGCGGCTACGCGATCAACCTGGGCGCCGACCGGCGAAGCCTGAAGGTGACCGGCGAGGAGAACCTGTCGGTCTACCGCGCCCGGCTGGACGACGGCAGCCTCAGCACCGGCGAGCGCAGCTTCTGCAGCCGCTGCGGCAGCGCACTGTGGCTCTACGACCCGACCTGGCCCGGGCTGGTGCACCCGCATGCGTCAGCGATCGACACGCCGCTGCCGGTGCCGCCCGACCGGGTGCACATCATGCTCGGCTCGAAGGCGAGCTGGGTCGAACCCGAGGTCCGGGAAGGCGATCGGTGCTTCGACGACTACCCGGACGAATCGCTCGCGCAGTGGCACGCGCGGCACGGCTTCGCTTAG
- a CDS encoding DMT family transporter yields MTTRNRALILLAALTLIWGTNWPMFPLAMREISVWTFRAIAMPASGLILLSVARARGQSLAIPREHWPVVVAASLVYLVVWNLASTYAAIIIPSGQAAVLGFTMPLWAALISWALLGERLTPRLILAVALGAAAVVLLMVPNFGAYADAPLGLALGLLAGLGWAVGTLLLKRRPVPVPTTVLTGWQLLVTSGPILVGAAAFGDHDWFVPSWQSIAVIAYIVLVPITIGNVIWFSIVGLLPANVAGLSSVMVPVVAMVSGAIVHGEPLGPLQWLAMACSASALSLALLRPAAPK; encoded by the coding sequence ATGACCACCCGCAACCGCGCGCTGATCCTGCTCGCCGCCCTGACGCTGATCTGGGGGACGAACTGGCCGATGTTCCCGCTGGCGATGCGCGAGATTTCGGTCTGGACCTTCCGGGCGATCGCGATGCCCGCCTCGGGGCTGATCCTGCTGTCGGTCGCGCGGGCCCGCGGCCAGTCGCTCGCGATCCCGCGCGAGCACTGGCCGGTGGTCGTCGCCGCTTCGCTGGTCTACCTGGTCGTCTGGAACCTGGCCAGCACCTACGCGGCGATCATCATCCCGTCGGGGCAGGCGGCGGTGCTGGGCTTCACGATGCCGCTGTGGGCCGCGCTGATCTCGTGGGCCCTGCTCGGCGAGCGCCTGACGCCGCGGCTGATCCTGGCGGTGGCGCTCGGCGCAGCCGCCGTCGTGCTGCTGATGGTGCCGAACTTCGGCGCCTACGCCGACGCGCCGCTGGGGCTCGCGCTGGGCCTGCTCGCCGGGCTGGGCTGGGCGGTCGGCACGCTGCTGCTCAAGCGCAGGCCGGTGCCGGTGCCGACCACGGTGCTGACCGGCTGGCAGTTGCTGGTGACCTCGGGGCCGATCCTGGTCGGCGCGGCGGCCTTCGGCGACCACGACTGGTTCGTGCCGAGCTGGCAGTCGATCGCGGTGATCGCCTACATCGTGCTGGTGCCGATCACGATAGGCAACGTGATCTGGTTCTCGATCGTGGGCCTGCTGCCGGCGAACGTGGCCGGCCTGTCGTCGGTGATGGTGCCGGTGGTCGCGATGGTCTCGGGCGCGATCGTGCACGGCGAGCCGCTGGGGCCGCTGCAATGGCTGGCGATGGCGTGCAGCGCGTCGGCGCTCTCGCTTGCCTTGCTCAGGCCGGCCGCGCCGAAGTAG
- a CDS encoding bile acid:sodium symporter, producing the protein MRSFLGILGRWARWALPAGVFVGVALPDLAALLRPLLSAAVIGTLTAVLLRLDWEHLGAALRRPALPAAIAAWQLLASPLIAWGASLLLGLPPDLRLLLVLQAAAPPIGSAAVFAMILGLDGVLAVVATVATTLLLPLTLTPLVGLLLPGAGVEVDLAAFFARVTALVLLPFALAWGLRRLLGMQRLARNGDLLGGVNVLLLVVFAIAVMDGVTDRLLREPAFIGMLLALACVATALLHVAGYLLFRRAGVASGYAAAIMSGNRNMGLMLVVTAGTAGEAFSLYVGIAQVPMYFAPLLLAPFLRRSLRRR; encoded by the coding sequence TTGCGAAGCTTTCTCGGAATCCTCGGCCGCTGGGCGCGCTGGGCGCTGCCGGCCGGCGTGTTCGTCGGCGTCGCCCTGCCCGACCTGGCGGCGCTGCTGCGCCCGCTGCTGAGCGCCGCAGTGATCGGCACGCTCACCGCGGTGCTGCTGCGGCTCGACTGGGAGCACCTGGGCGCGGCGCTTCGCCGGCCGGCGCTTCCGGCGGCGATCGCCGCCTGGCAGCTGCTCGCCTCGCCGCTGATCGCCTGGGGCGCGAGCCTGCTTCTCGGCCTGCCGCCCGACCTGCGGCTGCTGCTCGTGCTGCAGGCCGCCGCGCCGCCGATCGGCTCGGCCGCGGTGTTCGCGATGATCCTGGGGCTCGACGGCGTGCTGGCCGTCGTCGCCACGGTCGCGACCACGCTGCTGCTGCCGCTCACGCTGACGCCGCTGGTCGGCCTGCTGTTGCCCGGCGCCGGCGTCGAGGTCGACCTCGCCGCCTTCTTCGCCCGGGTCACCGCGCTGGTGCTGCTGCCCTTCGCGCTCGCCTGGGGCCTGCGGCGCCTGCTCGGCATGCAGCGGCTCGCCCGCAACGGCGACCTGCTCGGCGGCGTCAACGTGCTGCTGCTGGTCGTGTTCGCGATCGCCGTGATGGACGGCGTGACCGACAGGCTGCTGCGCGAGCCGGCCTTCATCGGCATGCTGCTCGCGCTGGCCTGCGTGGCGACGGCGCTGTTGCACGTCGCCGGCTACCTGCTGTTCCGGCGCGCCGGCGTCGCCTCCGGCTATGCGGCCGCGATCATGAGCGGCAACCGCAACATGGGCCTGATGCTGGTGGTGACCGCCGGCACCGCCGGCGAGGCCTTCTCGCTGTACGTGGGAATCGCCCAGGTCCCGATGTACTTCGCGCCCCTGCTGCTCGCCCCCTTCCTGCGGCGAAGCTTGCGCCGGCGCTGA
- a CDS encoding DUF2783 domain-containing protein, translating to MNRPTLTEAERDDAYTRICQAVTEAGAERESLFLARLCLLLAEEVGDSARVGAAIDAARLDPGAR from the coding sequence ATGAACCGACCAACGCTGACCGAGGCCGAGCGCGACGACGCCTACACCCGGATCTGCCAGGCCGTCACCGAGGCCGGGGCCGAGCGCGAGTCGCTGTTCCTGGCCCGCCTCTGCCTGCTGCTGGCCGAGGAGGTCGGCGATTCCGCGAGGGTGGGCGCGGCGATCGACGCGGCCCGGCTCGATCCCGGCGCGCGCTGA
- a CDS encoding FAD-dependent monooxygenase produces MQLRTPDRLGAFEYRRHPARLPALRDGREATRHRVVVAGGGPVGLAVALGLARLGVPSLVVEADETVCVGSRAICLSRRSLEILDRLGVLPAFVDKGLAWTGGRSFWRDTEVLRFLMPHDADQRLAPMTNIEQYYIEQFLLDGIAKHPELVEVRWGTSVLAVSAGDHGVELALEAAGRRYAVHADWLVACDGARSLVRDQLGLKMSGTSYEGRYVIADIEADLGLPTERLAWFDPPANPGRTVLMHRQPDDLWRIDYQLRPDEDPDEAVRPENVLPVIRAQLAMLGFTGDWKAIWISMYRASAVSLERYRHGRVLFAGDAAHLVPIFGVRGLNSGFEDAWNLAWKLARAAGGNGARGGLPPGGSERLLDSYSLERRHAWRQNIAQATKSTEFMAPPSRGFELMRDAVLSLAAGHPALRSLINPRQSSSIPYPDSPLNTPDRPGEFGASAGAPGEALAECPLRDAAGAVVHLTQLPGDGFTLLCYGGGAGPAGDAARILADSPPGCGLAVVTIAPAGGEGTAAADAVDASGRFAALYDARPGSAWLLRPDGNVCARWRAIDAQAVIAALARALGSPAAGPAQPALTG; encoded by the coding sequence ATGCAGCTCCGGACACCCGATCGGCTCGGGGCCTTCGAATACCGGCGCCACCCGGCGCGCCTGCCTGCGCTGCGCGACGGGCGGGAGGCCACGCGTCACAGGGTGGTGGTCGCGGGCGGCGGCCCGGTGGGGCTGGCGGTGGCGCTCGGCCTCGCGCGCCTGGGCGTGCCCTCGCTGGTCGTCGAGGCGGACGAGACGGTCTGCGTCGGCAGCCGGGCGATCTGCCTGTCGCGACGCAGCCTCGAGATCCTGGATCGGCTGGGCGTGCTGCCGGCCTTCGTCGACAAGGGACTGGCCTGGACGGGCGGTCGCAGCTTCTGGCGCGACACCGAGGTGCTTCGCTTCCTGATGCCGCACGACGCCGACCAGCGGCTCGCGCCGATGACCAACATCGAGCAGTACTACATCGAGCAGTTCCTGCTCGACGGCATCGCGAAGCACCCGGAGCTGGTCGAGGTCCGCTGGGGCACGAGCGTCCTGGCAGTGAGCGCCGGCGACCACGGCGTCGAGCTGGCGCTGGAAGCCGCGGGCCGGCGCTACGCGGTCCACGCCGACTGGCTGGTCGCCTGCGACGGCGCGCGCAGCCTGGTCCGGGACCAGCTGGGCCTGAAGATGTCGGGCACCAGCTACGAGGGCCGCTACGTGATCGCCGACATCGAGGCCGACCTCGGTTTGCCCACCGAGCGGCTCGCCTGGTTCGATCCGCCGGCCAATCCGGGGCGCACCGTGCTGATGCACCGCCAGCCCGACGACCTGTGGCGCATCGACTACCAGCTGCGGCCCGACGAGGATCCCGACGAGGCGGTGCGGCCCGAGAACGTGCTGCCGGTGATCCGGGCCCAGCTCGCGATGCTCGGCTTCACCGGCGACTGGAAGGCGATCTGGATCAGCATGTACCGCGCGAGCGCGGTGTCTCTCGAGCGTTATCGCCACGGCCGGGTGCTGTTCGCCGGCGACGCGGCGCACCTGGTGCCGATCTTCGGCGTGCGCGGCCTGAACAGCGGCTTCGAGGACGCCTGGAACCTGGCGTGGAAGCTCGCTCGGGCGGCGGGCGGCAACGGAGCGCGCGGCGGCCTGCCCCCGGGCGGGTCCGAGCGCCTGCTCGACAGCTATTCGCTCGAGCGCCGCCATGCCTGGCGGCAGAACATCGCGCAGGCCACGAAGAGCACCGAGTTCATGGCGCCGCCCTCGCGCGGCTTCGAGCTGATGCGCGACGCGGTGCTCTCGCTGGCGGCCGGACATCCGGCCCTGCGCTCGCTGATCAATCCGAGGCAATCCAGTTCTATTCCGTACCCGGATTCCCCGCTCAATACGCCGGACCGGCCCGGCGAATTCGGGGCCTCCGCGGGCGCGCCCGGCGAGGCGCTCGCCGAGTGTCCGCTGCGCGACGCCGCGGGCGCGGTCGTTCACCTGACGCAGCTGCCCGGCGACGGCTTCACCCTGCTTTGCTACGGAGGAGGTGCCGGCCCGGCCGGCGACGCGGCGCGGATCCTCGCCGATTCGCCGCCGGGTTGCGGCCTGGCGGTGGTCACGATCGCTCCTGCGGGCGGCGAGGGCACGGCCGCGGCGGATGCGGTCGACGCGTCCGGGCGCTTCGCGGCGCTCTACGATGCCAGGCCCGGAAGTGCCTGGCTCCTCCGGCCCGACGGCAACGTCTGCGCCCGCTGGCGCGCGATCGACGCGCAGGCGGTGATCGCGGCGCTCGCCCGCGCCCTCGGGTCGCCCGCCGCCGGCCCGGCGCAGCCGGCGCTCACAGGATGA
- the coaBC gene encoding bifunctional phosphopantothenoylcysteine decarboxylase/phosphopantothenate--cysteine ligase CoaBC has protein sequence MKLEGKRILLGVTGGVAAFKAAFLARELQRRGAAVQVAMTEAATHFVGTATFQALTGQPVFTDQWDTRIDNGMAHIELSRAADALLVAPASADFLAKLANGLCDDLLSTLCLARDCPLVVAPAMNRQMWAHPATQRNVARLRDDGVSFFGPDSGDQACGETGEGRMLEAEDLAEAMEAFFVPKRLAGRRVLLTAGPTFEPIDPVRGITNLSSGRMGFAIARACRQAGAEAVLVAGPTALPTPMGVTRIDVTTAEQMHRAVMRELDAGRFDVFVAVAAVADWRVANRSASKLKKTDGGGPPALEFAQNPDILAEVARRPDAPWCVGFAAESEDLEANGAAKREKKGVPLLVGNIGHETFGRDENELLLIDAAGSRKLPRASKDALAAELVAEIATRLPKARA, from the coding sequence ATGAAGCTCGAAGGCAAACGAATCCTGCTCGGGGTCACCGGCGGCGTGGCCGCCTTCAAGGCCGCCTTCCTGGCCCGCGAGCTGCAGCGCCGCGGCGCCGCGGTGCAGGTCGCGATGACCGAGGCCGCCACCCACTTCGTGGGCACCGCCACCTTCCAGGCGCTGACCGGCCAGCCGGTGTTCACCGACCAGTGGGACACGCGCATCGACAACGGCATGGCCCACATCGAGCTGTCGCGCGCGGCCGACGCGCTGCTGGTCGCGCCGGCCAGCGCCGACTTCCTGGCCAAGCTCGCCAACGGCCTGTGCGACGACCTGCTGTCCACGCTGTGCCTGGCGCGCGACTGCCCGCTGGTCGTGGCGCCGGCGATGAACCGGCAGATGTGGGCGCATCCGGCCACGCAGCGCAACGTCGCGCGACTGCGCGACGACGGCGTGAGCTTCTTCGGCCCCGACTCGGGCGACCAGGCCTGCGGCGAGACCGGCGAGGGCCGGATGCTCGAGGCCGAGGACCTCGCCGAGGCGATGGAAGCCTTCTTCGTGCCGAAGCGGCTGGCCGGGCGCCGCGTGCTGCTCACCGCCGGGCCGACCTTCGAACCGATCGACCCGGTGCGCGGCATCACCAACCTGTCGTCGGGGCGCATGGGCTTCGCGATCGCGCGCGCCTGCCGGCAGGCCGGCGCCGAGGCGGTGCTGGTGGCCGGCCCCACGGCCCTGCCCACGCCGATGGGCGTGACGCGAATCGACGTGACCACCGCCGAGCAGATGCACCGCGCGGTGATGCGCGAGCTCGACGCCGGCCGCTTCGACGTCTTCGTGGCGGTGGCCGCGGTGGCGGACTGGCGGGTCGCGAACCGCAGCGCCAGCAAGCTGAAGAAGACCGACGGCGGCGGACCGCCAGCGCTCGAGTTCGCGCAGAACCCGGACATCCTCGCCGAGGTCGCGCGCCGGCCCGACGCTCCCTGGTGCGTCGGCTTCGCCGCCGAGAGCGAGGACCTCGAGGCCAACGGCGCCGCCAAGCGCGAGAAGAAGGGCGTGCCGCTGCTGGTCGGCAACATCGGCCACGAGACCTTCGGGCGCGACGAGAACGAGTTGCTGCTGATCGATGCCGCGGGCAGCCGAAAGCTCCCGCGCGCGAGCAAGGACGCATTGGCGGCCGAACTGGTCGCCGAGATCGCGACCCGGTTGCCGAAGGCCCGCGCGTGA
- the dut gene encoding dUTP diphosphatase encodes MRLDVRILDERLRSQMPHYATSGSAGLDLRACLDAPLVLAPGDARLIPTGMAIHLGHPGYAAMILPRSGLGTKHGIVLGNLVGLIDSDYQGPLMVSCWNRGNAAFTIEPMERIAQMIVVPVVQVELDVVDSFEASERGAGGFGSTGSL; translated from the coding sequence ATGAGACTCGACGTTCGAATCCTGGACGAGCGGCTGCGCAGCCAGATGCCGCACTACGCGACCTCCGGCAGCGCGGGCCTGGACCTTCGCGCCTGCCTCGACGCGCCGCTCGTGCTCGCGCCCGGCGACGCCCGGCTGATCCCGACCGGCATGGCGATCCACCTGGGCCACCCCGGCTACGCGGCGATGATCCTGCCGCGCTCGGGCCTGGGCACGAAGCACGGCATCGTGCTCGGCAACCTGGTCGGCCTGATCGACTCCGACTACCAGGGGCCGCTGATGGTCTCGTGCTGGAACCGGGGCAACGCGGCCTTCACGATCGAGCCGATGGAGCGCATCGCGCAGATGATCGTCGTGCCCGTGGTGCAGGTCGAGCTGGACGTCGTCGATTCGTTCGAGGCCAGCGAGCGCGGCGCGGGCGGCTTCGGCAGCACCGGCAGCCTCTGA
- a CDS encoding flavodoxin family protein has protein sequence MKRLLIVWWSMTGGTRQLAEAAAAGARDALEQAEASAEVQVVLARADHAGPDDVLGASALLVATPENLATMAGVSKDFFDRCWYPVLDRVNGLPFAAIVCAGSDGQGTIRQLQRFATGWRLRQVADPLLVITHAQTPEAILAPKRIPEAELARAAELGATLAAGLAVGLW, from the coding sequence ATGAAGCGCCTGCTGATCGTCTGGTGGTCGATGACCGGCGGCACGCGACAACTGGCCGAGGCCGCCGCGGCCGGCGCGCGCGACGCGCTCGAGCAGGCCGAGGCGAGCGCCGAGGTCCAGGTCGTGCTGGCGCGCGCCGACCATGCCGGCCCCGACGACGTGCTCGGCGCGTCGGCGCTGCTGGTGGCGACCCCGGAGAACCTCGCCACGATGGCCGGCGTGAGCAAGGACTTCTTCGACCGATGCTGGTATCCGGTCCTGGACCGGGTCAACGGCCTGCCCTTCGCGGCGATCGTCTGCGCCGGCTCCGACGGCCAGGGAACGATCCGGCAACTGCAGCGCTTCGCGACCGGCTGGCGGCTTCGGCAGGTGGCAGATCCGCTGCTGGTGATCACGCACGCGCAGACGCCCGAGGCGATCCTCGCGCCGAAGAGGATTCCGGAAGCCGAACTTGCGCGGGCCGCCGAGCTCGGGGCGACGCTGGCGGCGGGACTGGCAGTCGGCCTCTGGTAA